In the Salinirubrum litoreum genome, one interval contains:
- a CDS encoding PRC-barrel domain-containing protein, translated as MDGTPQEITTLVGREVYSNNGVFVGEVEDVRLDLQQEVVTGLAVGQLNQELFAGRIERGKGVMIPYRWIRAVGDVILVNDVIERLEGTNDEEEEAVV; from the coding sequence ATGGACGGTACGCCACAGGAGATCACGACCCTCGTCGGGCGGGAGGTCTACTCGAACAACGGCGTCTTCGTCGGCGAGGTCGAAGACGTTCGACTGGACCTCCAGCAGGAAGTCGTCACGGGGTTGGCAGTCGGACAGTTGAACCAGGAGTTGTTCGCGGGTCGCATCGAACGCGGGAAAGGCGTCATGATCCCCTACCGCTGGATTCGCGCGGTCGGCGACGTGATCCTCGTCAACGACGTCATCGAACGACTCGAAGGGACGAACGACGAGGAAGAAGAAGCGGTCGTCTGA
- a CDS encoding DHH family phosphoesterase → MSTGVTISSMSTYAILGCGSVGHAVAEELADEGKDVLILDKDESRVEALRDQDLNAQTTDIREPSVAEVVEDRDVILILSSDVGANKAAVSAIRERGGDQFVVVRASDPVSEDELVDLGADVVITPSEVIADSALRSLESGELEYKARQLADLLESTDETLAILTHDNPDPDSIASAIALREIAMEYGLEADIVYDGEIGHQENRAFVNLLGIDLTARADAPPLDEYGAVALVDQMKSGDIDLDMDVDIFIDHYEPEEGVEAAFVDVRPNVSSSSTILTKYIQEFDLSPSETVATALLYGIRAETLDFKRDTTPADLTAAAYLYPFANHDTLEQVESPSMSPETLDVLAEAITNREVQGSHLVSNAGFIRDRDALTQAAQHLLNLEGITTTAVFGIADDTIYLAAQSKDIRINIGNVLQDAFGGIGDAAGHSEQGNVEIPLGLFTGLDSGNGNRDTLLQLTEEAVRRKLFQAMGVEGGSSESGNGN, encoded by the coding sequence ATGAGTACTGGGGTCACGATCTCCTCGATGTCCACGTACGCTATCTTGGGGTGTGGGAGCGTGGGCCACGCTGTCGCCGAGGAGTTGGCAGACGAGGGGAAGGACGTACTGATACTCGACAAAGACGAGAGCCGGGTCGAGGCACTCCGGGACCAGGACCTGAACGCACAGACCACCGACATCCGCGAACCGTCCGTCGCAGAGGTCGTCGAGGACCGCGACGTGATCCTGATCCTCTCGTCGGACGTGGGAGCCAACAAAGCCGCCGTGTCTGCGATCCGGGAACGCGGGGGCGACCAGTTCGTGGTCGTCCGCGCCTCCGACCCGGTGTCCGAGGACGAACTCGTCGACCTCGGTGCCGACGTGGTCATCACGCCCTCGGAGGTCATCGCCGACTCGGCGCTCCGGTCGCTGGAGTCCGGCGAACTGGAGTACAAGGCCCGCCAACTCGCCGACTTGCTCGAGTCGACCGACGAGACGCTGGCGATTCTCACACACGACAACCCCGACCCCGACTCCATCGCCAGTGCGATCGCCCTGCGCGAGATCGCGATGGAGTACGGACTGGAGGCCGACATCGTCTACGACGGGGAGATCGGCCACCAGGAGAACCGCGCGTTCGTCAACCTGCTGGGGATCGACCTGACCGCGCGGGCCGACGCACCCCCGCTGGACGAGTACGGCGCGGTCGCACTGGTCGACCAGATGAAGTCCGGCGACATCGACCTCGACATGGACGTCGACATCTTCATCGACCACTACGAACCCGAGGAGGGCGTCGAGGCCGCCTTCGTCGACGTCCGACCGAACGTCTCCTCGAGTTCGACTATCCTGACGAAGTACATCCAGGAGTTCGATCTCAGCCCCAGCGAGACGGTCGCCACCGCCCTGTTGTACGGGATCCGCGCGGAGACGCTGGACTTCAAACGCGACACGACGCCGGCCGACCTGACTGCGGCCGCGTATCTCTACCCTTTCGCCAACCACGACACCTTGGAACAGGTCGAGTCGCCGTCGATGTCGCCCGAGACGCTCGACGTGCTGGCGGAGGCGATCACGAACCGCGAGGTGCAGGGCAGTCACCTCGTCTCGAACGCCGGGTTCATCCGGGACCGGGACGCGCTGACACAGGCCGCCCAGCATCTCCTGAACCTGGAGGGGATCACGACGACGGCCGTCTTCGGCATCGCCGACGATACGATCTACCTCGCGGCCCAGTCGAAGGACATCCGCATCAACATCGGCAACGTGCTCCAGGACGCCTTCGGCGGCATCGGCGACGCCGCCGGTCACTCCGAGCAGGGAAACGTCGAGATTCCACTCGGCCTGTTCACGGGCCTCGACTCCGGCAACGGCAACCGGGACACCCTCCTGCAGTTGACCGAAGAAGCGGTTCGTCGAAAGCTGTTTCAGGCGATGGGTGTGGAAGGCGGCAGTAGCGAGAGCGGAAACGGGAACTGA
- a CDS encoding SOUL family heme-binding protein: protein MVKRSTLLLGAVGLLAVGFGARRYVQDRNTPRVDYETVARIGNVEIRRYPPTVLVETVAPSENAAFWRLFRYISGANRSSTEVSMTAPVESAGESISMTAPVETEIDSRSESVSMTTPVESDTSEEGVRMAFYLPAEYDYDTAPRPTDDSVRLVEQPGRTLAVLGFSWFTTDGRVARKTEDLLATLAEADDEISIEGEPFLMRYDGPGVPPFLRTNEVAVEVRRTTGN, encoded by the coding sequence ATGGTCAAACGCAGTACACTCTTACTCGGAGCCGTCGGCTTGCTCGCGGTCGGATTCGGTGCCCGCAGATACGTCCAAGACCGAAACACGCCCCGCGTGGACTACGAGACGGTCGCCCGCATCGGTAACGTGGAGATCAGACGCTACCCGCCGACCGTCCTCGTCGAGACGGTCGCACCTTCGGAGAACGCCGCCTTCTGGCGACTGTTCCGGTACATCTCCGGGGCGAACCGCAGTTCGACCGAAGTGTCGATGACGGCCCCCGTCGAGTCGGCCGGCGAGTCCATCTCGATGACCGCGCCTGTAGAGACCGAAATCGACAGTCGGAGCGAGTCGGTCTCGATGACGACGCCGGTCGAGTCGGACACGAGCGAGGAGGGCGTCCGGATGGCGTTCTACCTCCCGGCCGAGTACGACTACGACACCGCACCGCGACCGACCGACGACTCGGTGAGACTGGTCGAACAGCCCGGCAGAACACTCGCGGTCCTCGGGTTCTCGTGGTTCACGACCGACGGCCGCGTCGCCCGGAAGACCGAGGACCTGCTGGCGACGCTCGCCGAGGCAGACGACGAGATCAGCATCGAGGGCGAGCCCTTCCTGATGCGGTACGACGGTCCCGGCGTCCCGCCGTTCCTCCGGACGAACGAGGTCGCCGTCGAGGTTCGGCGGACGACCGGCAACTGA
- a CDS encoding putative quinol monooxygenase produces the protein MIVVHTSIPIDPDRYDDALAIVADLAERSRQEPGVVTYHATTDVTDEHTVRFFEQYEDRSAWEAHADSDHLQQFEARLPELVAGEMETVSVTGGDRRAYTFTTDDLETTDPETDYLDSETEEP, from the coding sequence ATGATCGTCGTCCACACGAGCATCCCCATCGACCCCGACCGCTACGACGACGCCCTCGCTATCGTCGCCGACCTCGCCGAACGGTCCCGACAGGAACCGGGCGTCGTCACCTACCACGCGACGACCGACGTGACCGACGAGCACACCGTCCGGTTCTTCGAGCAGTACGAAGACAGGTCGGCGTGGGAGGCACACGCCGACTCCGACCACCTCCAGCAGTTCGAGGCGCGACTCCCCGAACTGGTCGCGGGTGAGATGGAGACCGTCAGCGTCACTGGCGGCGATCGCCGGGCGTACACGTTCACGACCGACGATCTGGAGACAACCGATCCGGAGACCGACTATCTGGACTCCGAGACCGAAGAACCGTAA
- a CDS encoding DUF6884 domain-containing protein: MEIGLVSCTADKRDEAASPRDLYDASTYFRKMRDYADTHHDRWYVLSARHGLLVPDGDPVEPYEETLADAPAEERERWADCVFGSLWRRERLDADTTVVFHAGRDYTEPLRPLLAKTDASVENPTEGMQIGERLQWYDRQQ; encoded by the coding sequence ATGGAGATCGGACTCGTCAGCTGTACGGCCGACAAGCGCGACGAAGCGGCCAGCCCACGCGACCTCTACGACGCGTCGACGTACTTCCGGAAGATGCGCGACTACGCCGACACGCACCACGACCGGTGGTACGTCCTCTCGGCACGCCACGGCCTGCTGGTGCCGGACGGCGACCCCGTCGAACCGTACGAGGAGACGCTCGCGGACGCGCCGGCGGAGGAACGCGAACGCTGGGCCGACTGCGTCTTCGGGTCGCTGTGGCGGCGGGAGCGACTCGACGCCGACACCACGGTCGTCTTCCACGCTGGGCGAGACTACACCGAGCCACTCCGGCCGCTGCTGGCGAAGACAGACGCGAGTGTCGAGAACCCGACCGAGGGGATGCAGATCGGCGAACGCCTCCAGTGGTACGACCGACAGCAGTGA
- a CDS encoding MFS transporter → MSNSRLQFWVLYLTRFAGGFGFITLVTLLPQYIEVLDPSAVSVLGLTVGAGIVIGLFTTGFTLAQTVAVVPLAWAGDRYDKRLVLLGLLAVGTVVYAGFALVESPGGFIAVRAMQGVVVTGAGLMSLSLVGQIADAGTRANHIGKANASRFAASILGSLSAGVLYDAYGFTPIFAVISVLLAATTVGVWLLLDDDETRIRGFPFSDLALNRRILTLTSFRAQYAVAVTLVRTWVPIYAGVSIARGGLGYTNAAVAVSLLIVAEKLTNMLFQPQTGKISDRTGRALFVFAGGTAYGLVALAVPLSPAVGALLDLPATFPVVGDLSQAFLPLLALNGLLGIADSFREPASMALFADEGTDDGGVASSFGIRELVWRPGSVAAPLLGGTLMTDVGMAWVFYVGGGFAVLGGLTFLAVLWRYHGARALVEW, encoded by the coding sequence GTGTCCAACTCCCGGCTCCAGTTCTGGGTTCTCTACCTGACTCGCTTCGCGGGCGGTTTCGGTTTCATCACGCTCGTCACGCTCCTGCCGCAGTACATCGAAGTGCTCGACCCCTCTGCCGTCTCGGTGCTGGGACTCACGGTCGGCGCGGGCATCGTCATCGGTCTGTTCACCACCGGCTTCACGCTGGCCCAGACCGTCGCGGTCGTCCCGCTGGCGTGGGCCGGCGACCGCTACGACAAGCGACTCGTCCTGCTCGGTCTGCTGGCTGTCGGTACGGTCGTCTACGCCGGGTTCGCCCTGGTCGAGTCGCCCGGCGGGTTCATCGCGGTCCGGGCGATGCAGGGTGTCGTCGTGACCGGCGCGGGGCTGATGTCGCTCTCGCTCGTCGGCCAGATCGCCGACGCCGGCACGCGCGCGAACCACATCGGGAAGGCGAACGCCTCGCGCTTCGCGGCCTCCATCCTCGGCAGTCTCTCTGCGGGTGTGCTGTACGACGCCTACGGCTTCACCCCGATCTTCGCGGTCATCTCTGTCCTGCTGGCGGCGACGACGGTCGGTGTCTGGCTCCTGCTCGACGACGACGAGACCCGCATCCGGGGGTTCCCCTTCTCCGATCTCGCGCTGAATCGCAGAATCCTCACGCTGACGAGTTTCCGGGCACAGTACGCCGTGGCGGTCACGCTCGTCCGGACCTGGGTCCCCATCTACGCCGGCGTCTCCATCGCGCGGGGCGGACTGGGGTACACGAACGCGGCGGTCGCCGTCTCGCTGCTGATCGTCGCCGAGAAGCTGACGAACATGCTGTTTCAGCCACAGACCGGCAAGATCTCTGACCGAACCGGGCGCGCGCTGTTCGTCTTCGCCGGCGGCACCGCGTACGGACTGGTCGCGCTGGCGGTCCCCCTCTCGCCCGCAGTCGGCGCGCTCCTCGACCTGCCCGCCACGTTCCCGGTCGTCGGCGACCTCTCGCAGGCGTTCCTCCCACTGCTCGCGCTGAACGGGTTGCTGGGCATCGCGGACAGTTTCCGGGAACCGGCGAGCATGGCGCTGTTCGCCGACGAGGGGACCGACGACGGCGGCGTGGCGTCGAGTTTCGGGATCCGGGAACTCGTCTGGCGGCCGGGGAGTGTCGCCGCGCCGTTGCTCGGCGGGACGCTGATGACCGACGTGGGGATGGCGTGGGTGTTCTACGTCGGCGGCGGCTTCGCGGTACTGGGTGGGCTGACGTTTCTCGCGGTGCTGTGGCGGTACCACGGTGCGCGGGCACTCGTGGAGTGGTGA
- a CDS encoding cation-translocating P-type ATPase has product MSQRDDRLSPHSTPIDDLLDALDTDESGLDDDAVETRRERFGKNELESDAGRSPLSILVGQFANALIAVLVVAALLSAAVGNVVDAVLILVIVLADGVFGFVQDYRAEQSIQALSKLAQPTIRVRRDGTEREIDAADLVPGDVILLSEGDTVPADARLLETASLEVDEAALTGESVPVSKATGRLSADTDLAERSNTVYRGTNVTRGSGVAVVVHTGMDTEMGAIAGELLGVEDRDTPFQADVDTLGRRLGIGVLALSALLVPLLVWRGTDLLTAGLTAVSLAVAAIPEGLPAVVTLTLAVGVRAMADENALVRSLPVVESLGSVDVVCTDKTGTLTEGRMRVTRLWVPDRALAPADVDVDGSDATPNGARAALDDQLDRLLRTGVLCNDAEVDSGDPTERALLVAADTAGLDAEAIRRAAPRTDEAPFSAERRRMATRHDDTIYVKGAPEAVLDRSARLLTPEGVVELDDERRETIRARVDAFGDDALRVLGFAYREATAADDAGTETAETDASATDETETGDSTIAESDLIFVGLQGMLDPPRPEVKAAIAETRSAGIDVKMITGDNARTAAAIAGQLGLLEDDASVSSAVVTGRQLESFSDDELAEVVDETDVFARAAPSHKVRILDALQSAGHTVAMTGDGVNDAPALKSADVGIAMGERGTDVAKTTSDVILLDDNYATITAAIRRGRTIFDNIWKFVAYLLSANVAEVLLVLLASLLGYLILPPVQLLWINLLTDGLPALAIGTDPESGDVMAHDPRDRAEGVIDRPMLGFVGGAGLTATAVMLGVMFLALDGAADATRYAVTMVFTGFVVLEFGKLFVVRWLKGTSPLSNRWLSLAVVVSFVLQLAVLYTPLRTYFGTVALSLSDWGLLAGAVAVALPLFLLSAVVSKRLG; this is encoded by the coding sequence GTGTCCCAGCGCGACGACCGACTGTCCCCCCACAGCACACCGATAGACGACCTGCTGGACGCTCTCGACACCGACGAGTCCGGACTGGACGACGACGCGGTCGAGACACGACGGGAGCGCTTCGGGAAAAACGAGTTGGAGAGCGACGCCGGTCGGTCTCCGCTGTCGATCCTCGTCGGGCAGTTCGCCAACGCGCTGATCGCGGTCCTGGTCGTCGCCGCACTCCTCTCTGCGGCCGTCGGCAACGTCGTGGACGCGGTCCTGATCCTCGTCATCGTCCTCGCTGACGGCGTCTTCGGCTTCGTGCAGGACTACCGCGCCGAGCAGTCGATCCAGGCGCTGTCGAAACTCGCACAGCCGACGATCCGGGTCCGCAGAGACGGCACCGAACGGGAGATCGACGCTGCGGACCTCGTGCCGGGTGACGTGATCCTCCTGTCGGAGGGCGACACCGTGCCGGCCGACGCTCGACTCCTCGAAACCGCCAGTCTCGAAGTAGACGAAGCCGCACTCACCGGCGAGTCGGTCCCGGTCTCGAAGGCGACCGGCCGACTATCGGCCGACACGGACCTCGCGGAGCGGTCGAACACCGTCTATCGCGGGACGAACGTCACCCGTGGCTCCGGCGTCGCGGTCGTCGTCCACACCGGGATGGACACCGAGATGGGCGCTATCGCCGGCGAACTGCTCGGCGTCGAGGACCGCGACACGCCCTTCCAGGCCGACGTGGACACGCTCGGTCGCCGCCTCGGGATCGGTGTCCTCGCGCTCTCGGCACTGCTCGTGCCACTGCTCGTGTGGCGCGGCACCGACCTGCTGACCGCCGGGTTGACCGCCGTCTCGCTGGCGGTCGCTGCGATTCCGGAGGGGCTGCCGGCGGTCGTGACGCTCACCCTCGCGGTCGGGGTCCGAGCGATGGCCGACGAGAACGCCCTCGTGCGATCACTCCCGGTCGTCGAGTCGCTCGGTAGCGTGGACGTCGTCTGTACCGACAAGACCGGCACGCTGACCGAGGGCCGGATGCGCGTGACGCGCCTGTGGGTGCCGGATCGCGCCCTCGCTCCCGCCGACGTGGACGTGGACGGCAGTGACGCGACCCCGAACGGTGCCCGTGCCGCACTGGACGACCAACTCGACCGACTCCTGCGGACCGGCGTACTGTGTAACGACGCCGAGGTCGACTCGGGCGACCCGACCGAGCGTGCACTCCTCGTGGCGGCCGACACCGCCGGCCTCGACGCGGAGGCGATCCGACGCGCCGCACCCCGGACCGACGAAGCTCCGTTCTCCGCCGAGCGCCGGCGGATGGCGACCAGACACGACGACACCATCTACGTGAAGGGCGCACCCGAGGCGGTGTTGGACCGCTCGGCCCGACTCCTCACGCCGGAGGGTGTCGTCGAACTCGACGACGAACGTCGGGAGACTATCCGTGCGAGAGTCGACGCCTTCGGCGACGACGCGCTCCGCGTGCTGGGGTTCGCGTACCGCGAAGCGACGGCGGCAGACGACGCCGGGACCGAGACTGCCGAGACGGACGCGTCTGCCACCGACGAGACCGAGACGGGTGACTCCACCATCGCGGAGTCCGATCTGATCTTCGTCGGCCTCCAGGGGATGCTGGACCCACCACGCCCCGAGGTGAAGGCGGCCATCGCCGAGACGCGCTCGGCGGGCATCGACGTGAAGATGATCACCGGTGACAACGCCCGGACCGCCGCCGCCATCGCCGGTCAACTCGGTCTGCTCGAAGACGACGCGTCGGTCTCGTCGGCGGTCGTCACCGGCAGACAACTCGAATCGTTCTCGGACGACGAACTCGCCGAGGTGGTCGACGAGACCGACGTGTTCGCCCGCGCCGCCCCGAGCCACAAGGTCCGCATCCTCGACGCCCTCCAGTCGGCGGGCCACACGGTCGCCATGACCGGCGACGGCGTGAACGACGCGCCCGCGCTCAAGTCCGCAGACGTGGGCATCGCCATGGGCGAACGCGGGACCGACGTGGCGAAGACGACGAGCGACGTGATCCTACTGGACGACAACTACGCGACAATCACGGCCGCCATCCGCCGGGGACGCACCATCTTCGACAACATCTGGAAGTTCGTCGCCTACCTGCTGTCGGCCAACGTCGCGGAGGTGCTGCTCGTGTTACTCGCGTCGCTGCTCGGCTACCTGATCCTCCCGCCGGTCCAACTGCTCTGGATCAACCTCCTGACAGACGGGCTTCCGGCCCTCGCCATCGGCACCGATCCGGAGTCGGGCGACGTGATGGCTCACGACCCGCGCGACCGCGCCGAGGGCGTCATCGACCGACCGATGCTCGGGTTCGTCGGCGGGGCCGGCCTGACGGCGACGGCGGTCATGCTCGGGGTGATGTTCCTCGCACTCGACGGCGCGGCAGACGCGACCCGGTACGCGGTGACGATGGTGTTCACCGGCTTCGTCGTCCTGGAGTTCGGGAAACTGTTCGTCGTCCGGTGGCTCAAGGGGACCAGCCCACTCTCGAATCGCTGGCTCTCGCTGGCCGTGGTGGTCTCGTTCGTCCTCCAACTCGCGGTGCTGTACACACCACTCCGGACCTACTTCGGGACCGTCGCGCTCTCGCTGTCCGACTGGGGGCTACTCGCCGGGGCGGTCGCGGTCGCGCTCCCGTTGTTCCTGCTCTCGGCGGTGGTCTCGAAGCGACTCGGGTGA
- a CDS encoding RsmB/NOP family class I SAM-dependent RNA methyltransferase produces the protein MNPLDRYDDLVPGYEAFREACDRPLPSVVRVNTIKTTVERAREALDAEGVGYEPTDWHDGLLRFDDHSPGTNWPYFHGWLHGQEEVSALPALALDPRPGERVLDACAAPGSKTSQLAALMDDTGTLVGNDNNLGRLSALRHNAERLGVTNLAVTRQDARNYSLKPMQMDAFDRVLVDAPCSCEGTCRKNPDVLDQWTMDHVQGLIGVQKGILRRAVQMTREGGTVVYSTCTFAPEENEAVVDYVLDAEDCRVVDRDLPLQTDPGVTDWDGETFDASLTDTHRVYPHRNDTGGFYCATLEVGA, from the coding sequence ATGAACCCACTGGACCGCTACGACGACCTCGTGCCGGGGTACGAGGCGTTCCGGGAGGCCTGCGACAGACCGCTTCCCTCCGTCGTCCGGGTCAACACCATCAAGACCACCGTCGAGCGCGCCCGGGAGGCACTCGACGCCGAGGGCGTCGGCTACGAACCGACCGACTGGCACGACGGTCTCCTCCGGTTCGACGACCACAGTCCGGGCACCAACTGGCCGTACTTCCACGGCTGGCTCCACGGTCAGGAGGAGGTCTCCGCCCTGCCGGCACTCGCGCTCGACCCACGACCCGGCGAGCGCGTGCTCGATGCCTGTGCCGCACCGGGAAGCAAGACCTCCCAGCTCGCGGCGCTGATGGACGACACCGGGACGCTGGTCGGCAACGACAACAACCTCGGTCGCCTCTCGGCGTTACGGCACAACGCCGAGCGACTTGGCGTGACGAACCTCGCCGTCACCCGGCAGGACGCCCGGAACTACTCGCTGAAACCCATGCAGATGGACGCCTTCGACCGCGTGCTGGTCGATGCCCCCTGTTCCTGTGAGGGCACCTGTCGGAAGAACCCCGACGTGCTCGACCAGTGGACGATGGACCACGTGCAGGGGCTGATCGGCGTCCAGAAGGGCATCCTGCGCCGGGCGGTGCAGATGACCCGCGAGGGCGGGACGGTCGTCTACTCGACCTGCACCTTCGCCCCCGAGGAGAACGAGGCGGTCGTGGACTACGTCCTCGACGCCGAGGACTGCCGGGTCGTGGACCGGGACCTCCCCCTCCAGACCGATCCCGGTGTCACCGACTGGGACGGCGAGACGTTCGACGCCTCGCTGACCGACACCCACCGGGTCTACCCGCACCGCAACGACACCGGCGGCTTCTACTGTGCGACACTGGAGGTGGGCGCGTGA
- a CDS encoding DUF7122 family protein, producing the protein MSDGDGAPGNDGGQFDRLPATSEDREVPGRATREEVLDWWDDRFGIPPETFDDYSFWEKGKGKIWCFRGEAPDPVDVEGLGMTFLRTRQEHWKPATNAVQRFGRGASKNVVELSGEPASRFARGEDQEHDWDGDWGYVIAAHDLAGDLEPMGVGLYVYGELRSTVPKGRQEDLPEL; encoded by the coding sequence GTGAGCGACGGCGACGGCGCGCCGGGCAACGACGGCGGCCAGTTCGACCGCCTGCCCGCGACCAGCGAGGACCGCGAGGTGCCGGGCAGAGCCACCCGCGAGGAGGTGCTCGACTGGTGGGACGACCGGTTCGGCATCCCGCCCGAGACGTTCGACGACTACAGCTTCTGGGAGAAGGGGAAGGGCAAGATCTGGTGTTTCCGTGGCGAGGCACCGGACCCGGTGGACGTGGAGGGACTCGGGATGACGTTCCTCCGGACGCGACAGGAACACTGGAAACCCGCCACGAACGCGGTCCAGCGGTTCGGCCGAGGTGCGAGCAAGAACGTCGTCGAACTGTCCGGCGAACCGGCCAGCCGGTTCGCTCGCGGCGAGGACCAGGAACACGACTGGGACGGCGACTGGGGCTACGTGATCGCGGCCCACGACCTCGCCGGCGACCTGGAACCGATGGGCGTCGGCCTATACGTCTACGGCGAACTGCGCTCGACCGTCCCGAAAGGTCGCCAAGAGGACCTGCCGGAACTGTAG
- a CDS encoding DUF790 family protein, producing MLTKDLLRVSRAGGGYHPQFLDRSARPMAARVVGVFQGHVGHERAALDAALAELEPEADHFKIVRGFASLCERDATFETRAEVPPDRARRVAFESAEAVGGVVTDDDRAQALARAGDRLGTDAESVADSLYADRDARQILAEFTPRWSPDELVTQYNLSLAQTALFDATEVRVRSSDPRNLVSAVKRLRLMYEVRQTPEGRELVVTGPDALFRSTRRYGTRFARLLRSVAATDDWRLSATIDDRGTERDLTLSDADVSVPGVDPVADAAFDSAVERDFATRFSSLDLDWDLTREPEPLATGTRVMIPDFAFDYRHADFRVFFEIMGFWTPEYVAKKLSQLESAEDVELLVAVDESLGVGEEIEARDARAIPYRGSVRVKDVVDALRTYEARLAAEAGENLPDELTPDADVTTIAALAEEYGVPESVVVGRTFPAHERVGRTLVKPDVLASVADDIEVGMALSDAEAVLAEYGIEDASAVLSRLGYRVEWEGLSGGTVREKTE from the coding sequence GTGCTGACGAAGGACCTCCTGCGCGTCTCGCGGGCCGGCGGCGGCTACCACCCGCAGTTTCTGGACCGGTCGGCCCGCCCGATGGCCGCCCGCGTCGTCGGCGTCTTTCAGGGCCACGTCGGGCACGAACGCGCCGCGTTGGACGCTGCGCTCGCCGAACTTGAACCCGAGGCCGACCACTTCAAGATCGTTCGCGGGTTCGCCAGCCTCTGTGAGCGCGACGCGACCTTCGAGACGCGCGCCGAGGTCCCGCCGGACCGCGCCCGCCGCGTGGCCTTCGAGTCGGCCGAGGCAGTCGGCGGCGTCGTCACCGACGACGACCGGGCGCAGGCACTCGCCCGCGCCGGGGACCGCCTCGGCACCGACGCCGAGAGCGTCGCCGACTCGCTGTACGCCGACCGGGACGCGCGACAGATTCTGGCAGAGTTCACCCCGCGCTGGAGCCCCGACGAACTGGTGACGCAGTACAACCTCTCGCTTGCACAGACCGCGCTGTTCGACGCGACCGAGGTGCGAGTTCGCTCGTCCGATCCCCGCAACCTCGTCTCGGCGGTCAAACGCCTCCGACTGATGTACGAGGTCCGCCAGACACCGGAGGGCAGAGAGTTGGTCGTCACCGGTCCGGACGCGCTCTTTCGCTCGACGCGGCGGTACGGCACCCGGTTCGCCCGCCTCCTGCGGTCGGTCGCCGCGACCGACGACTGGCGGCTCTCGGCGACGATCGACGACCGGGGGACCGAACGCGACCTGACGCTGTCGGACGCGGACGTGTCGGTGCCGGGTGTCGATCCGGTCGCGGACGCCGCGTTCGACTCTGCGGTCGAACGCGACTTCGCCACGCGCTTCTCGTCGCTCGACCTCGACTGGGACCTGACTCGCGAACCCGAACCGCTCGCCACCGGGACGCGGGTGATGATCCCGGACTTCGCGTTCGACTACCGCCACGCCGACTTCCGGGTGTTCTTCGAGATCATGGGGTTCTGGACGCCCGAGTACGTCGCGAAGAAACTCTCGCAGTTGGAGAGTGCGGAGGACGTGGAGCTACTCGTCGCGGTCGACGAGAGTCTCGGCGTCGGCGAGGAAATCGAGGCACGGGACGCCAGAGCGATCCCCTACCGGGGGAGCGTCCGGGTGAAGGACGTGGTGGACGCACTCAGGACCTACGAGGCCCGACTGGCAGCGGAGGCGGGCGAGAATCTGCCCGACGAACTCACACCCGACGCCGACGTGACGACCATCGCGGCGCTCGCCGAGGAGTACGGTGTCCCCGAGTCGGTCGTCGTAGGTCGGACGTTTCCGGCCCACGAACGCGTCGGTCGGACGCTCGTCAAACCCGACGTGCTGGCGTCGGTTGCCGACGACATCGAGGTCGGAATGGCGCTCTCCGACGCCGAGGCTGTCTTGGCCGAGTACGGCATCGAGGATGCCAGTGCCGTGCTTTCGCGACTCGGCTACCGGGTCGAGTGGGAGGGGCTGTCTGGCGGAACGGTGCGGGAGAAGACGGAGTAG